Below is a genomic region from Parageobacillus toebii NBRC 107807.
ACGCGAATCCGATTTTTTCCTTCTATTTGAATGTTTGGCTCGCTCACACCGAGCACGTTAATCCGTTTGTTTAGCGCGCTCACCGTGCTTTTTAATGTTTCTTTGTCAATTTTATCGCCTTTTTTCGCTGGCTTTACTTCATACAGCACTTCAAAGCCGCCTTGCAAATCAAGACCTAATTTAATGTTATGTAAAATTCCTTGAATCGTCGGCCCCATCACTCCTGCAAAAAGCAAAAGCAACAGGAAAAACGCGACAATGCGACTGCGTTTTACCATAATAAAAAAGTCCTCCTTCAACTCGTCTTACCACTTACTTCTCATGATTGTCACTCATCTAGAAATTACTTGCTAGACTAATTTTCGAAAAAAAGAAAACTTCTCTTACACCGAAAAACAATGCTTGCGAGCGCTTGGTTTTTCTCAATAATCCAATTATGAAACAGTTAACGGAAACTGTCAATTTTCTACATCACTATAATAATTCGTTTAACACTGCTTCTAAATCATCATTTCCAGAACAGTGCTGTTCTTTATATGATTGCATCGTAATAAATGACATGTACTCGCCGATTTGTAACGATAAAATATCGTTGACAAGCTCAAATAACTTTCTTTCTTCTTTAAAATTTTTCCATTTCTTTTGAACTAGACAATCCCATATTTGATCCATCGTCACCTGTTTATAACCAAGCAGGCGAAATTCATCATACTTGCATTGTAATGCGGGCATCAGCTGTTCTCGCAGTTCTTTTTGTTTTTCCTTTTCCATTCTCTCGCCTTCTCCCTCTGAAAACTTGTCATGCTTGTTTATATGTATTGCATATAGTTAATTGTATAAAAGATCATGACATTTGAGAAGGTAGGGAGACGAGATGTCTAAATTTCTACAAGGAACGATGATTTTAATCGTTGCTGGTTTGATTACAAGAGCGCTTGGATTTGTCAACCGCATTGTCGTCGCCCGCGTTATTGGCGAGGAAGGCGTTGGATTGTACATGATGGCGATGCCAACGCTTGTGTTAGCCATTACGATCACGCAAATGGGGCTCCCTGTCGCCATTTCGAAACTAGTTGCAGAAGCCGAAGCGGTTGGCGATCGACAAAAAGTGAAAAAAATTCTTGTTGTCTCTTTAACGATTACAAGTATACTTAGCGTTATCTTCTTCCCTACTATGATATTGCTTGCACCATTTTTATCACGAACATTATTTACTGACCCACGCACTTATTATCCGTTAATCGCTATTGCTCCTGTCGTCCCAATCATAGCGGTTTCTTCCGTGTTACGCGGTTATTTCCAAGGAAAACAGCAAATGAAGCCGTACGCATATTCACAGCTTTTAGAACAAATCGTTCGCATTAGTTTGATTGCCTATTGTACAAAAGCATTATTGCCGTATGGCATTGAATATGCTGCTGCAGGTGCGATGTTTTCATCTGTTATTGGTGAATTCATGTCATTATTATATTTGCTTTACATGTTTAAATTAAAAAAATCCATTAAGCTGCGAACAAAGTTTATTCAATATGTCAAGGCAGGAAAAGAAACGTTTGCAAGTTTAATGCGCATCGCTTTGCCAACGACAGGAAGCCGTTTAATTGGCTCTCTTTCTTGGTTTTTGGAGCCGATTGTCGTTGCAAACAGCTTGGCAATGGCCGGAGTCGCAACAACGCTAGCTACAAAACAATATGGTCAGCTGACTGGCTATGCTCTTCCATTATTAATGCTGCCGTCTTTTATTACGTATTCACTATCCACCTCTCTTGTTCCAGCAATCAGTGAAGCAATGGCACAAAAACAAACATTATTGGTTGAACATCGCATTCAGCAAGCAATGCGTCTTTCTCTCGTCACAGGCGGGCTCTCTGTCGTCGTCTTATATGTATTTGCAGAACCGCTCATGCAACTGATGTACGGTACAAGTGAAGCGACTATTTTTGTCAAAGTGATGGCACCATTTTTTCTATTTTATTACTTTCAAGGTCCGCTGCAGGCAGTATTGCAGGCCCTTGATTTAGCGAAAGCAGCGATGACAAATAGCTTAATTGGCGCAGCCGTAAAAATTGTCTGTATTTTCGCCTTAGCAACCCAACCGAGCTTAGGAATTATGGGAGCAGCATTGGCCGTTGCGATCAACACTGTGTTAGTCACGTTGCTTCATTTTGCAACGATTATAAAAGTAGTATCTTATTCTATTTATCCACTCGAATATGTCAAGGCTTGTTTATCCATCACTATAGCAGGTGTTGCTGGGTACGTATCATTCCACTATTCTTTCATCGTGCTGCCACTGCCTATACGAACGTTGGCTTCTATTACCGTTACCGCCATCGTTTACTTGCTTCTGCTGATTATTTTTCAATTGGTCAAACGAGAAGAGCTTGCACATATTCCGGCAATTGGTGCTTTTTTTGCGAAAAAAAATCGCAAATAAACTTCTAAACATGTCCGAATAGGAATATATTTTGGTGAAACTTATTTATCGGGCGACAGGGGGGAATGAGATGACAAAATGGGGAACAGCTATTGTTTATGGGGTTGTAACTATTTTCTTATTGGCGGCTCTCATTAGCTTCTTTTTATCTCTCATACTGAAATGGACAAACGTACAAGAACCTTCGTTAACATGGATTATTTTTGCCGGGTCGCTTCTTTCCATGTTCATTGGCGGGGTTGTAGCTGGTGGAAAAGGAAAAGAAAGAGGCTGGCTAATTGGCGGGGGAACAAGTTTATTATTTACATTCATCGTATTAGTATTTCAATTTTTGGGATTGGAAAAAGCATTCACTATTGAACAATGGTTATATCATCTAATCTTTTTTGTCGCAGCGGCGCTTGGCGGCATTGTCGGTGTAAACCTAGCCGCATCACGCAATTAAACGATGACGGCTACCTTTACTTGGGAAAGGTAGCCGTCATCGTTTACTTATTCTCTTTTTCCGTCACCACTTCGCGCACCGCCGAGCGGTCATATGTAAGACGCGTGCCATCGCCTGCACGAATGACAACTTTATCTTCATCGACCGAATCGATGATCCCATGCAGTCCGCCAATGGTGATGATTTTATCCCCTTTTTTTAAATTAGCCTGCATTTGCTGAATCGCACGCTGCCGTTTTTGCTGCGGCCGAAGCAGCAAGAAATAAAAAATGACAAAAAACAAAATAATTGGAAGTAAATTAGCAATCGTCGCTGACATTCATTTCCCCTCTTTCTAAAAATTTTTCGCATTTGGTTTATTAAAGCCATATTGCTCAAAAAATTCCTCGCGAAAATCTCCAAGGCGGTCTTCGCGAATCGCTTGTCTCACTTGCTCCATTAATTTTATCAAAAAATAGACATTATGGTAAGAAGTTAAACGAATTCCAAATGTTTCATCACATTTGATGAGATGGCGAATATATGCGCGTGTATAATTGCGGCACGTATAGCAGTCACAATTAGGATCAAGCGGCGAAAAATCGCGGGCGTACTGTGCGTTTTTAATGACGACACGCCCCTGGCTCGTCATTACTGTTCCATTGCGGCCAATACGTGTTGGGAGCACACAGTCAAACATATCAATGCCGCGAATCGCCCCGTCGATGAGCGAATCCGGCGAACCGACTCCCATCAAGTAACGCGGTTTATTCGCCGGCAAAAGCGGTGTCGTAAACTCGAGCACACGATTCATCACTTCTTTCGGCTCACCAACGGATAAGCCGCCGACAGCATATCCCGGAAAATCCAACGACACTAAGTCTTGTGCGCTTTGTCTGCGAAGATCTTCAAATTCTCCGCCCTGCACAATACCGAATAATCCTTGCTCATTCGGCCGCTTGTGTGCTTTTAAACAACGCTCCGCCCAACGGCTTGTTCGTTCCACGGACTGTTTCATATATTCATATGTCGCCGGATATGGGGGACATTCATCGAACGCCATCATAATGTCTGAACCAAGCGCATTTTGTATTTCGATCGCCTTTTCCGGAGATAAAAATAGTTTATCTCCATTTAAATGATTTCGGAAGTATACCCCTTCTTCCTCAATTCTCCGAAATTCGCTTAAACTAAACACTTGAAAACCGCCGGAATCCGTTAAAATGCCGCGGTCCCAGTTCATAAACGAATGAAGGCCTCCGGCTTCTTTTACGATTTCATGCCCCGGCCGCAGCCAGAGATGATACGTATTGCTCAAAATAATGCCGGCACCTATTTCTTTTAATTCTTCCGGCGATAATGTTTTCACAGTTGCTAGCGTCCCAACCGGCATAAACATCGGTGTTTCAAACGAACCGTGCGGCGTATGAAGAATCCCAAGCCGCGCCCCCGTTTGTTTACACGTTTTAATGAGTTCGAAACGAATTGGTGATGTCAACCCAACGATCTCCTTTCTTAAATAATCAACATTGCGTCGCCAAAACTAAAGAATCGATACCGCTCTTTCACCGCCGCATTGTATGCCCGTAAAATATTTTCGCGGCCGGCAAGAGCGCTGACAAGCATAATAAGCGTTGATTTCGGCAAATGAAAGTTTGTCACTAATCCATCGATTGCCTTAAATTCATAGCCTGGATAAATGAAAATATCCGTCCAACCGCTTTCCGCTGCAAATGCACCGTTATGTTTTGATGCAATCGTCTCTAACGTGCGTGTAGACGTCGTACCGACAGCAATAATGCGTCCTCCTTGCTGTCTCACCTCGTTTAACAATCGCGCCGTTTTTTCTGTCATCTGATAAAATTCGGCGTGCATATCATGTTCTTCAATGTTTTCAACGTTGACTGGACGGAACGTACCAAGCCCAACGTGGAGAGTAATAAACGCGATATGCACTCCTTTGGCCCGTATATCGTCAAGAAGCTGTTCCGTAAAGTGAAGTCCGGCTGTCGGCGCCGCCGCTGATCCGACTTCACGGGCATATACAGTCTGATAACGCTCCGGGTCATCCAATTTTTCTTTAATATACGGTGGAAGCGGCATTTCCCCAAGCTGTTCAAGCACTTCATAAAAGATGCCTTGATAAGAAAATTCCAAGATACGCCCCCCATGCTCAAGCGTATCGACACATGTCGCTTTCAGCCGTCCATCGCCGAAAGTAATTTCCGTGCCGACTTTTACTCGTTTTGCTGGTTTCACTAACGTTTCCCATCGGTCTCCTTCCAATTGTTTTAATAACAGCACCTCGATGTTGGCGCCAGTATTTTCTTTTTCCCCATAAAGCCGCGCCGGCATCACACGCGTATCGTTCAAAACAAGACAATCTCCTTTGTGTAAATACGATAAAATATTGCGAAAGGTTTCATGATGAATTTCGCCGGTTTTTTTATCGAGCACCATCAACCGCGATGCGTCACGGTTTAATAGCGGTGTTTGTGCAATTAACTCTTCTGGCAGCTCAAAGTCAAACAAATCTATTTTCATTCTTCTCATCTTCCCTTTCTTTTAACGAAATCGCCCAAGCACATAAAAAATAAGCGACAACACGATGCTTAGCAAAATAGACGTAACAACCGGAAAATAAAACGTTGTATTCCCTTTCCGAATAATAATATCTCCCGGAAGACGGCCTAGTTTAATAAACTGCATGAGAAAACCGACAATAATGAGAACAACTCCAATCGTCATGATAAGCTTAGGCAGGCTATTCATTGTTTTGGAACCTCCATTCCAAAATGTTCGTAAGCAATAGGGGTAACGATACGGCCGCGCGGGGTGCGCTGTAAAAAGCCAATTTGCAATAAATATGGTTCATATACATCTTCAATGGTCTGCACCTCTTCGCCGATCGTTGCGGCAATCGTATCAATGCCAACCGGCCCACCAGCAAACTTTTCCATAATCGCTTTCATTAATTTATGATCGATATGATCAAGACCTAATCGATCGACTTGCAATAGCTCTAGCGCCTCTTTCGCCAACGAAAATGTGATCGTTCCGTCTCCCCGCACTTGAGCAAAATCGCGAACACGTCGCAAAAGACGATTCGCGATGCGCGGCGTGCCTCGCGAGCGCCTAGCGATTTCCAACGCTGCATCTTCCTTAATGTCCACGTGCAAAATCTCTGCCGTTCGCATCACAATTTGTGTAAGATGCTCAGGTGTATAATACTCTAATCGGCTAATCACTCCAAAACGGTCACGAAGCGGAGCAGATAAAGCACCGGCTCTTGTCGTAGCACCAACAAGCGTAAACGGAGGTAAATCAATACGGATCGAGCGAGCAGTTTGTCCTTTTCCAATGACGATATCCAAACAATAATCTTCCATTGCCGGATACAGCACTTCTTCGACAGAACGGTGCAGACGATGAATTTCATCAATGAACAACACATCGCCCGGCTCCAAAGAAGTTAAAATTGCCGCTAAGTCTCCTGGGCGCTCAATCGCCGGCCCGGAAGTCGTGCGAAGATGAACTCCCATTTCATTCGCAATAATCGCTGCTAACGTTGTCTTTCCTAACCCGGGAGGTCCGTACAACAGCACATGATCAAGCGTTTCTTCCCTCATTTTTGCCGCTTCAATAAACACTTTTAAATTATCTTTCACTTTGTCTTGTCCAATATATTCATGCAAAAACTTCGGGCGGAGACTATATTCCAGCGAAACGTCTTCACGGTGGGCATCACCGGAAACAAGGCGTTCTTCCATTTCTCTCCCCTCCCTATTTTAACAATTGCTGAAGCGCTCGTTTCACATATTGATCTGTCGATAAGTTTTCTCTCATTAACGACGGTACTACCTTTTGAATTTCCCGTTCTGCGTAGCCAAGTGCTTTTAGCGCTTCGATCGCCTCCTCGAGAGCAGATAAATGAGGTTGTGCCGCTTCTTCCTGGGAATCAAACAAATCTGGATATATTCTAGCAGTAAAAGTAGTAAGCTTCCCTTTTAAATCGAGAATCATTTGCCGCGCTGTTTTTTTTCCGACCCCCGGAAACTTGCATAAAAACGCTTCATTTTCTTGTTCAATCGCTTCGACAAGCTGCTCGGGCCGACCCGCTGCTAAAATCGCTAATCCGCCTTTGGGGCCAATTCCTGAAACTTGCAATAGTTTCGCAAACAACGTTCGTTCTTCACGGGTGCGAAATCCGTACAAAGCAAGCACATCTTCGCGAACGTATTGATATGTATAAACCGTTACGATTGTATCACGGCTTTCTTGAAACGAAAACGGATTGGGTGTAAAGATTTGATACCCAATGCCGTTGTTGTCGATCACAATATATTCAGGACAAACATAATCAACGTATCCGCGGACAAATTCAATCAACGCTGTACTCCACTCCTTTTCTTTCCTGCCTTTCATTGTACCATACCATTACATTATAACAAAAAGCGAATGTATATTCCTATTTAGAAAACAAAAAAGACTTACCCTAGCGATAAGTCTTTCTAACGTATTAAAGCAAAATGACGATATGTTTCGATAATATCTTTATACTGTGACTTGGAGACGACGCGAATTCCTTTTTTCAGTTGCTCATGCTGGCGGCTTTCGAGTTTTTTTACATCAATTTGAAAAAATGATTGAATAACCCGTGTGGAATGAGCAGGTTTGCCTTCAAAAATAGATAATGTTCCGTCTTCGGTGATTCCAAAATAACCGTTCGCTTTTAATAATGGGGAAATATCATTCACTGTTTTGCGAAATACTATCGTTTGATCATCCATATTCACAAGCTGCCAGTCTTTATATTTTTTCCATATATCTTTCATGGAAACAACGGTTTCTTCTTTTGTTTCTTGGCTCACTTCTCCGTCTAAATATTGCTGCTCTAAAATAATCGTCATTTTTACGGAAGATGGCGCAGCAAAAGCAGCCTGGATGAACAATAC
It encodes:
- a CDS encoding post-transcriptional regulator; its protein translation is MEKEKQKELREQLMPALQCKYDEFRLLGYKQVTMDQIWDCLVQKKWKNFKEERKLFELVNDILSLQIGEYMSFITMQSYKEQHCSGNDDLEAVLNELL
- the spoVB gene encoding stage V sporulation protein B, giving the protein MSKFLQGTMILIVAGLITRALGFVNRIVVARVIGEEGVGLYMMAMPTLVLAITITQMGLPVAISKLVAEAEAVGDRQKVKKILVVSLTITSILSVIFFPTMILLAPFLSRTLFTDPRTYYPLIAIAPVVPIIAVSSVLRGYFQGKQQMKPYAYSQLLEQIVRISLIAYCTKALLPYGIEYAAAGAMFSSVIGEFMSLLYLLYMFKLKKSIKLRTKFIQYVKAGKETFASLMRIALPTTGSRLIGSLSWFLEPIVVANSLAMAGVATTLATKQYGQLTGYALPLLMLPSFITYSLSTSLVPAISEAMAQKQTLLVEHRIQQAMRLSLVTGGLSVVVLYVFAEPLMQLMYGTSEATIFVKVMAPFFLFYYFQGPLQAVLQALDLAKAAMTNSLIGAAVKIVCIFALATQPSLGIMGAALAVAINTVLVTLLHFATIIKVVSYSIYPLEYVKACLSITIAGVAGYVSFHYSFIVLPLPIRTLASITVTAIVYLLLLIIFQLVKREELAHIPAIGAFFAKKNRK
- a CDS encoding TIGR04086 family membrane protein — translated: MTKWGTAIVYGVVTIFLLAALISFFLSLILKWTNVQEPSLTWIIFAGSLLSMFIGGVVAGGKGKERGWLIGGGTSLLFTFIVLVFQFLGLEKAFTIEQWLYHLIFFVAAALGGIVGVNLAASRN
- the yajC gene encoding preprotein translocase subunit YajC; this encodes MSATIANLLPIILFFVIFYFLLLRPQQKRQRAIQQMQANLKKGDKIITIGGLHGIIDSVDEDKVVIRAGDGTRLTYDRSAVREVVTEKENK
- the tgt gene encoding tRNA guanosine(34) transglycosylase Tgt, which codes for MTSPIRFELIKTCKQTGARLGILHTPHGSFETPMFMPVGTLATVKTLSPEELKEIGAGIILSNTYHLWLRPGHEIVKEAGGLHSFMNWDRGILTDSGGFQVFSLSEFRRIEEEGVYFRNHLNGDKLFLSPEKAIEIQNALGSDIMMAFDECPPYPATYEYMKQSVERTSRWAERCLKAHKRPNEQGLFGIVQGGEFEDLRRQSAQDLVSLDFPGYAVGGLSVGEPKEVMNRVLEFTTPLLPANKPRYLMGVGSPDSLIDGAIRGIDMFDCVLPTRIGRNGTVMTSQGRVVIKNAQYARDFSPLDPNCDCYTCRNYTRAYIRHLIKCDETFGIRLTSYHNVYFLIKLMEQVRQAIREDRLGDFREEFFEQYGFNKPNAKNF
- the queA gene encoding tRNA preQ1(34) S-adenosylmethionine ribosyltransferase-isomerase QueA, with translation MKIDLFDFELPEELIAQTPLLNRDASRLMVLDKKTGEIHHETFRNILSYLHKGDCLVLNDTRVMPARLYGEKENTGANIEVLLLKQLEGDRWETLVKPAKRVKVGTEITFGDGRLKATCVDTLEHGGRILEFSYQGIFYEVLEQLGEMPLPPYIKEKLDDPERYQTVYAREVGSAAAPTAGLHFTEQLLDDIRAKGVHIAFITLHVGLGTFRPVNVENIEEHDMHAEFYQMTEKTARLLNEVRQQGGRIIAVGTTSTRTLETIASKHNGAFAAESGWTDIFIYPGYEFKAIDGLVTNFHLPKSTLIMLVSALAGRENILRAYNAAVKERYRFFSFGDAMLII
- a CDS encoding DUF2905 domain-containing protein; this encodes MNSLPKLIMTIGVVLIIVGFLMQFIKLGRLPGDIIIRKGNTTFYFPVVTSILLSIVLSLIFYVLGRFR
- the ruvB gene encoding Holliday junction branch migration DNA helicase RuvB, yielding MEERLVSGDAHREDVSLEYSLRPKFLHEYIGQDKVKDNLKVFIEAAKMREETLDHVLLYGPPGLGKTTLAAIIANEMGVHLRTTSGPAIERPGDLAAILTSLEPGDVLFIDEIHRLHRSVEEVLYPAMEDYCLDIVIGKGQTARSIRIDLPPFTLVGATTRAGALSAPLRDRFGVISRLEYYTPEHLTQIVMRTAEILHVDIKEDAALEIARRSRGTPRIANRLLRRVRDFAQVRGDGTITFSLAKEALELLQVDRLGLDHIDHKLMKAIMEKFAGGPVGIDTIAATIGEEVQTIEDVYEPYLLQIGFLQRTPRGRIVTPIAYEHFGMEVPKQ
- the ruvA gene encoding Holliday junction branch migration protein RuvA, translating into MIEFVRGYVDYVCPEYIVIDNNGIGYQIFTPNPFSFQESRDTIVTVYTYQYVREDVLALYGFRTREERTLFAKLLQVSGIGPKGGLAILAAGRPEQLVEAIEQENEAFLCKFPGVGKKTARQMILDLKGKLTTFTARIYPDLFDSQEEAAQPHLSALEEAIEALKALGYAEREIQKVVPSLMRENLSTDQYVKRALQQLLK
- a CDS encoding intercompartmental signaling factor BofC, translated to MRILATFFIMIASYVLFIQAAFAAPSSVKMTIILEQQYLDGEVSQETKEETVVSMKDIWKKYKDWQLVNMDDQTIVFRKTVNDISPLLKANGYFGITEDGTLSIFEGKPAHSTRVIQSFFQIDVKKLESRQHEQLKKGIRVVSKSQYKDIIETYRHFALIR